In the Maribacter sp. MJ134 genome, one interval contains:
- a CDS encoding DUF4861 domain-containing protein, with product MRTVKLLVSVYVTLLLFSCEEQTQPNQQVVVKNTLNSDRSFETVSVDLEAIPQENQKGNIVILDAETKAEIVSQQIDTDGDGTMDEILFQPEIAANSEKVYEISFSEGMVPKDSIPACYSRFVPERTDDYAWENNRVAFRTYGPVAQKMIEDGIKGGTLSSGIDAWLKRVDYPIINKWYKKELETDGSYHKDDGEGLDNFHVGISRGVGGIAKKIDTSYYISKNFISWQTLSTGPIRTSFILIYSNWDAAGNNISEEKMISLDYGQNLSRFEITLKGTDTISAGLTLHKKEGEIGVNEDQGWISYWEPHFDSELGTGIVVPNDRMVGYEHYETTRKDESNLFAHIKTKDSKAVYYAGFGWKKSNQFTSKEEWEKYLATFAENLKNPLQVTVK from the coding sequence ATGAGAACAGTCAAGCTTTTAGTATCTGTATATGTCACTTTACTACTCTTCTCTTGCGAAGAGCAGACACAACCCAACCAACAGGTTGTAGTGAAGAATACCTTGAATAGCGACCGCTCTTTTGAAACCGTTTCCGTGGATTTGGAAGCTATACCACAAGAGAACCAAAAAGGCAACATTGTCATTTTGGATGCCGAGACAAAGGCCGAAATCGTTTCACAACAAATAGATACTGATGGAGATGGTACCATGGATGAAATTTTATTTCAACCAGAAATTGCTGCCAATAGTGAAAAAGTGTATGAAATCAGCTTTTCCGAAGGTATGGTACCTAAGGACAGTATTCCCGCTTGCTATTCAAGATTTGTGCCTGAGCGTACGGACGATTACGCATGGGAGAACAATCGCGTTGCATTTAGAACCTACGGACCCGTTGCACAAAAAATGATTGAGGATGGTATCAAAGGAGGCACCCTTTCTAGCGGAATAGATGCTTGGCTAAAACGTGTAGATTATCCTATCATTAATAAATGGTATAAAAAAGAATTAGAAACCGATGGCAGTTATCATAAGGATGATGGTGAAGGTTTGGATAATTTTCATGTGGGCATCAGTAGAGGTGTGGGTGGTATTGCTAAAAAGATAGATACCAGTTACTATATTTCTAAAAACTTCATCTCTTGGCAAACGTTGAGTACAGGACCCATACGAACCAGTTTTATTTTAATCTATTCGAATTGGGATGCAGCAGGCAACAATATATCCGAAGAAAAAATGATTTCCTTGGATTACGGTCAAAATTTATCTCGTTTTGAAATTACGTTAAAAGGAACGGATACCATTTCGGCCGGATTAACACTACATAAAAAAGAAGGGGAGATTGGAGTAAATGAGGATCAGGGATGGATTAGCTATTGGGAACCCCATTTTGACTCCGAACTAGGTACAGGTATCGTAGTACCTAATGATAGGATGGTGGGTTATGAACATTACGAAACGACTAGAAAAGACGAAAGCAATCTTTTTGCCCATATCAAAACCAAAGACAGTAAGGCAGTTTATTATGCTGGTTTTGGTTGGAAAAAAAGCAATCAATTTACTTCTAAAGAGGAATGGGAGAAGTATTTGGCAACATTCGCGGAAAACCTTAAAAATCCGTTACAAGTCACCGTGAAATAA
- a CDS encoding GMC oxidoreductase — protein sequence MPLKNPETEFDAIVVGTGISGGWAAKELCEKGLKTLVLERGRMVNHLLDYPTMHQDPWDIPNAGVLTAEQKKDYSKQLRWRLDNTTKHFFNNDSEHDYDEVKRFDWIRGTQVGGRSLIWGKQTYRWSDLDFEANVKDGIGVDWPIRYKDVEPWYTYVEKHVGISGEALGLPQLPDSVFLKPMELNCVEEHLRKGIADHYEDRVLTIGRVAHITEGTKPGAGRGTCQHRNRCKRGCPYGAYFSSNSSTIPMAEATGNMTLRPDSIVCEVLYDKNKKKATGVRVVDANTKEILEFKAKVIFLCASSMASTAILMQSKSDAFPNGMGNASGELGHNIMDHQLGAGASGKIDGYDDKYYKGRRPNGFYIPRFRNLNAKSEKVDFIRGYGYQGSAGRNDYSTVIPEYGYGKEYKDAMLKPGGWRINLGGFGEVLPYHENQMTLNYDKLDQYGLPTIVFDAEFKENEKRMKKDWIVQAQEMLENSGFKDVRATKRDSYMGGGIHEMGTARMGHNPKTSVLNKHNQIHEVPNVYVTDGACMTSSGNQNPSLTYMALTARAADHAVKELKKRNI from the coding sequence ATGCCTTTAAAAAATCCAGAAACTGAATTTGACGCCATTGTAGTAGGAACAGGAATTAGCGGCGGTTGGGCTGCAAAAGAACTTTGTGAAAAAGGGTTAAAAACCCTTGTGCTGGAACGTGGCAGAATGGTAAACCACCTTTTGGATTACCCGACCATGCACCAAGACCCTTGGGATATCCCAAATGCAGGCGTTCTTACCGCCGAACAAAAGAAAGACTATAGCAAGCAGTTACGGTGGCGGCTGGACAATACTACAAAACACTTTTTCAATAACGATTCTGAACATGACTACGATGAAGTAAAACGTTTTGATTGGATCCGTGGCACACAAGTTGGAGGCCGCTCTTTAATATGGGGAAAACAAACTTATCGCTGGTCCGACCTAGATTTTGAAGCCAATGTCAAAGATGGAATAGGTGTGGATTGGCCCATACGTTACAAAGATGTTGAGCCTTGGTACACCTATGTTGAAAAACATGTGGGCATTAGTGGTGAAGCTTTAGGATTACCTCAGCTACCGGATAGTGTTTTCCTTAAACCAATGGAGCTAAACTGTGTGGAAGAACATTTAAGGAAGGGAATAGCGGACCATTATGAGGATCGTGTTCTGACAATAGGAAGGGTGGCACATATCACAGAGGGAACAAAACCTGGTGCAGGAAGAGGAACTTGTCAGCACAGAAATAGATGTAAAAGAGGCTGCCCATATGGAGCCTACTTTAGCTCTAACTCTTCTACCATTCCCATGGCCGAAGCTACCGGGAATATGACCTTAAGACCAGACTCCATTGTATGCGAAGTGTTGTACGATAAGAACAAAAAGAAAGCCACAGGCGTTAGAGTAGTAGATGCCAATACAAAAGAAATACTAGAGTTTAAAGCTAAGGTAATTTTCCTTTGTGCATCATCAATGGCCTCTACCGCTATTCTAATGCAATCCAAATCCGATGCATTTCCTAATGGAATGGGTAATGCGAGTGGAGAGCTCGGACATAATATTATGGACCACCAACTGGGTGCGGGCGCATCGGGGAAAATAGATGGCTACGACGATAAATACTATAAAGGCAGGAGACCCAACGGCTTCTATATCCCTAGATTCAGAAATCTGAACGCAAAATCTGAAAAAGTTGATTTTATTCGTGGATATGGATATCAGGGAAGTGCTGGAAGAAATGATTACAGTACTGTAATTCCAGAATACGGCTATGGTAAAGAATATAAAGACGCCATGCTGAAACCTGGCGGATGGCGCATAAACCTTGGTGGATTCGGTGAGGTACTACCCTATCACGAGAATCAAATGACCTTAAATTATGACAAGTTAGACCAGTATGGCCTTCCTACAATCGTTTTTGATGCTGAATTTAAGGAGAATGAGAAAAGAATGAAGAAAGATTGGATTGTTCAAGCACAGGAGATGCTTGAGAATTCAGGTTTCAAGGACGTTAGAGCTACTAAGAGAGACTCTTATATGGGCGGTGGAATCCATGAAATGGGAACGGCACGTATGGGGCATAACCCTAAAACCTCAGTACTCAATAAACATAATCAAATCCATGAAGTACCCAATGTTTATGTAACGGACGGTGCATGTATGACCTCTTCTGGAAACCAAAACCCTTCACTGACCTATATGGCCTTAACAGCAAGGGCGGCTGACCATGCGGTAAAGGAATTAAAAAAGAGAAATATTTAA
- a CDS encoding TRAP transporter large permease, with protein MEYAPILVLVISFICLLAIGTPVAWSIAISSLLTLLVSIPILPAATTVSQRIGTGLDSFALLAIPLFILSGELMNKGGIAHRLIAFAKTLVGALPGGLALINIISAMLMGAIAGSAMAAASAMGSILGPEMEKEGYSREFGAAVNITAATTGLVIPPSNVLIVYSLASGGASIAALFLAGYIPGILTGLFLMIVASFWAKKKGYKVGKRSTLKAVLKTFVDALPSLFMLVVVIGGIVTGIFTATEASAIAVLYSFILGMIYREISLPKMPQILLDSAGTTAIVMLLIGASMSMSWALSYENIPQEISTGLLALSDNPIVILLIINLLLLFVGIFMDMTPAVLIFTPIFLPVVTALGLDPVHFGIIMVLNLCIGLCTPPVGSVLFVGVGIAKTSIEKVVKPLLPLFIAMIFALFLVTYFPELSLWLPRQFGL; from the coding sequence ATGGAATACGCACCTATACTAGTATTAGTTATCAGTTTCATATGCCTTTTGGCCATAGGAACGCCCGTTGCTTGGAGCATCGCTATTTCATCGCTATTGACCCTGTTGGTCAGCATACCTATATTGCCTGCGGCCACTACCGTTTCACAGCGAATAGGCACCGGATTGGATAGCTTTGCCCTCTTGGCCATACCCTTATTTATTCTATCGGGAGAACTAATGAACAAGGGAGGTATTGCCCATCGACTTATTGCCTTCGCAAAAACCCTAGTAGGTGCATTACCAGGAGGTTTAGCTTTAATTAACATCATTTCGGCTATGCTTATGGGCGCCATAGCAGGTTCTGCTATGGCCGCTGCTTCCGCAATGGGGAGTATACTTGGCCCAGAAATGGAAAAAGAAGGATATTCTAGGGAATTCGGTGCCGCCGTAAATATAACTGCGGCAACTACAGGTCTTGTCATACCCCCTAGTAATGTATTGATCGTTTATTCCTTGGCCAGTGGTGGCGCATCTATAGCCGCTCTTTTCTTGGCAGGCTATATACCGGGAATTTTAACGGGACTCTTTTTAATGATAGTTGCCTCTTTCTGGGCAAAGAAAAAAGGATATAAAGTTGGGAAACGAAGCACTTTAAAGGCTGTTTTAAAGACTTTCGTGGATGCATTACCTAGCCTATTTATGCTCGTAGTAGTCATTGGAGGTATCGTTACAGGAATTTTTACGGCTACAGAAGCCTCTGCCATTGCAGTACTCTACAGTTTTATCTTAGGAATGATATATCGAGAAATAAGCCTTCCTAAAATGCCTCAGATTCTGTTAGATTCTGCTGGAACAACAGCCATAGTTATGCTCCTCATAGGCGCCTCCATGAGCATGTCTTGGGCACTAAGTTATGAAAACATTCCACAAGAGATAAGTACAGGTCTTTTAGCCTTAAGCGATAATCCTATTGTCATATTATTGATTATAAACTTACTGTTGCTGTTCGTGGGAATATTTATGGATATGACCCCGGCCGTACTCATTTTTACCCCTATTTTTTTACCAGTCGTTACGGCGCTTGGCTTAGACCCCGTTCATTTTGGAATCATTATGGTACTGAATCTCTGTATAGGACTCTGCACGCCGCCTGTTGGCTCAGTGCTCTTTGTGGGTGTCGGAATAGCTAAGACCTCTATTGAAAAAGTAGTGAAACCGCTATTGCCTTTATTTATCGCCATGATTTTTGCATTGTTTTTGGTCACCTATTTTCCAGAGTTGAGTCTGTGGTTGCCAAGACAGTTTGGGTTGTAA
- a CDS encoding bifunctional 4-hydroxy-2-oxoglutarate aldolase/2-dehydro-3-deoxy-phosphogluconate aldolase, translated as MAQFSRIEVASVMKENGMVPLFYHPDIDLGKNVLKACYDGGSRLMEFTARGDFAFEVFSQLNKYAIEELPGMIMGVGSITDAAAASMFMQMGANFIVTPSLREDIAIACNRRKVLWSPGCGSLTEINKAEEMGCEIIKLFPGSTYGPGFVKAIRGPQPWTNIMPTGGVSTEESNLKGWFDAGVTCVGMGSQLISKDILANKDYEGLKNRVVTTLALIKKLRA; from the coding sequence ATGGCACAATTTTCAAGGATTGAAGTGGCTTCTGTGATGAAGGAAAACGGTATGGTACCCTTATTTTACCATCCAGATATTGATTTGGGAAAAAATGTTCTAAAGGCATGCTATGATGGTGGCTCTAGATTAATGGAGTTTACCGCCCGGGGTGATTTTGCTTTTGAGGTGTTTTCGCAATTAAATAAGTATGCAATTGAAGAATTACCCGGGATGATTATGGGCGTTGGATCCATAACAGATGCAGCAGCAGCGAGTATGTTTATGCAAATGGGTGCAAATTTCATTGTTACGCCTTCTTTAAGAGAGGATATAGCCATTGCATGCAATCGTCGTAAAGTACTATGGTCACCAGGTTGTGGTTCTTTGACAGAAATCAATAAAGCAGAGGAAATGGGTTGTGAAATTATTAAATTATTTCCAGGTTCAACCTACGGACCAGGTTTTGTAAAGGCCATTCGTGGGCCACAACCATGGACGAATATTATGCCCACGGGAGGGGTGTCTACAGAGGAATCAAATTTAAAAGGCTGGTTTGATGCCGGTGTTACCTGCGTAGGAATGGGCTCGCAATTGATTAGCAAGGATATTTTGGCCAATAAAGACTATGAGGGTTTAAAAAATAGAGTGGTTACAACTCTAGCACTTATTAAAAAACTACGTGCGTAA
- a CDS encoding TRAP transporter small permease, whose product MQLRKTIDKILANFLVIIMAIMVLNVLWQVASRFILGSPSSFTDELARYLMIWVGILGAAYISGRNMHVAIDVLPTRLSPPMQKRLILIVRILIILFCLLAMVIGGSRLVYITYVLGQNSPALQVPLAVVYMVIPISGLLIIYYKLSDILKKQ is encoded by the coding sequence ATGCAACTACGAAAAACCATTGATAAGATACTTGCCAATTTTCTGGTAATCATTATGGCCATTATGGTACTTAATGTGCTTTGGCAGGTAGCCAGTCGTTTTATTCTAGGCTCACCCAGTTCCTTTACGGATGAATTGGCGCGTTATCTAATGATTTGGGTCGGTATTTTAGGTGCTGCCTATATATCGGGCAGAAATATGCACGTGGCCATTGATGTACTACCAACCCGCTTGAGCCCACCTATGCAGAAACGATTGATCTTAATCGTACGCATATTGATAATTCTGTTCTGCCTACTGGCCATGGTCATTGGTGGTTCTAGACTGGTCTATATTACCTATGTTCTGGGTCAAAATTCCCCTGCCCTACAAGTTCCGTTAGCTGTCGTATACATGGTCATCCCCATTAGTGGTCTACTTATTATATACTATAAACTTTCGGACATTCTCAAAAAACAATAA
- a CDS encoding sugar kinase, with protein MKKVVTFGEIMLRLSPPGFLRFSQTNSFDVVYGGGESNVAVSLANYGVPVEFVTRLPKNDIGECALMEMRKRNVGTSNIVYGGDRLGIYFLETGAVSRGSKVVYDRAHSAIAEITAGMIDWKTVFKGVEWFHWTGITPAISQGAADACLEAVKVASEMGVTISTDLNYRAKLWKYGGDREAIMTELTSYCDIILGNEEDAEKHFGIKPEGLDITTQGEHVKAEAFLSVCEQMMKKFPRAKKVITTLRGSISASHNSWAGVLYDGKTMFKSPEYQITDIVDRVGGGDSFMGGLIYGLLKYPEDDQNALNFAVAASCLKHTIKGDANLATVAEVEKLMSGDASGRVAR; from the coding sequence ATGAAAAAAGTAGTGACTTTCGGAGAAATTATGCTCCGCTTATCCCCTCCTGGATTTTTAAGGTTTTCTCAAACCAATAGTTTTGATGTGGTCTACGGTGGTGGTGAATCCAATGTCGCCGTTTCACTAGCTAATTACGGTGTTCCTGTAGAATTCGTTACACGATTGCCAAAAAACGATATCGGCGAATGTGCCTTAATGGAAATGCGCAAGCGAAACGTTGGGACAAGCAATATTGTTTATGGAGGAGATCGTTTGGGAATATATTTCCTGGAAACGGGTGCGGTAAGTAGAGGTAGTAAAGTGGTCTATGACCGTGCGCATTCTGCTATCGCGGAAATTACCGCAGGCATGATAGACTGGAAGACCGTTTTTAAAGGGGTGGAATGGTTCCACTGGACGGGTATTACTCCCGCCATTTCGCAAGGAGCGGCGGATGCCTGCTTAGAAGCTGTGAAGGTTGCGAGTGAAATGGGTGTTACCATTTCTACAGATTTAAACTATCGCGCTAAGCTTTGGAAATATGGTGGTGATAGGGAGGCCATAATGACAGAGCTTACCTCGTATTGTGATATTATACTGGGTAATGAAGAGGATGCAGAGAAACATTTTGGGATTAAACCCGAGGGATTGGATATCACAACGCAGGGAGAACACGTAAAGGCAGAGGCCTTTTTATCTGTCTGTGAGCAGATGATGAAAAAATTCCCTCGTGCTAAAAAGGTGATTACTACCTTAAGAGGCTCCATATCCGCTTCACATAATAGTTGGGCAGGAGTTTTATACGATGGTAAAACAATGTTTAAATCTCCAGAATATCAAATTACGGATATTGTGGACCGCGTAGGTGGCGGTGACAGCTTTATGGGTGGATTGATTTACGGACTTTTGAAATATCCAGAGGATGACCAAAATGCACTTAACTTTGCAGTTGCAGCATCTTGTTTAAAACACACCATTAAGGGAGATGCAAACTTAGCTACAGTTGCTGAGGTAGAAAAGCTGATGAGCGGAGATGCCTCTGGAAGGGTAGCTAGATAA
- a CDS encoding gluconate 5-dehydrogenase, producing the protein MSIELFNLSGKIALVTGSTHGLGMAMAKGLGKAGATIVVNGNSSQQKIDDAIKMYESEGINAIGYKFNVTDEAQVIDAINKIQSEVGTIDILVNNAGIIKRTPLEEMEVADFKQVIDVDLVSPFIVSKHVVKGMIARKQGKIINICSMMSELGRNTVGAYAAAKGGLKMLTQNMATEWAKHNIQTNGIGPGYFATSQTAPIRVDGHPFNEFIINRTPAAKWGDPDDLAGAAIFLASRASDFVNGHVVYVDGGILATIGKPSNEK; encoded by the coding sequence ATGAGTATAGAACTTTTTAACCTCAGCGGAAAAATAGCCTTGGTAACCGGCAGTACGCACGGCCTGGGGATGGCTATGGCCAAAGGACTTGGTAAAGCGGGAGCTACCATAGTCGTTAACGGAAATTCATCACAACAAAAAATTGATGATGCTATTAAAATGTATGAAAGTGAAGGCATCAATGCAATAGGCTATAAATTCAACGTTACCGACGAAGCCCAAGTCATTGACGCCATCAATAAGATTCAAAGCGAAGTGGGGACTATTGATATTCTGGTCAACAATGCCGGTATTATCAAAAGAACACCTTTGGAAGAGATGGAGGTCGCAGATTTTAAACAGGTAATCGACGTAGATTTAGTGAGTCCGTTTATTGTTTCCAAACATGTTGTCAAAGGTATGATTGCTCGTAAACAAGGAAAAATCATCAATATTTGTTCTATGATGAGCGAGTTGGGACGTAATACGGTGGGAGCCTATGCGGCCGCCAAAGGCGGACTAAAAATGCTTACACAGAACATGGCAACCGAGTGGGCCAAACACAATATACAGACCAACGGTATTGGCCCAGGCTACTTTGCTACATCGCAAACCGCCCCTATACGTGTGGACGGTCATCCGTTCAATGAATTTATCATCAATAGAACACCAGCGGCAAAATGGGGAGATCCGGACGATTTAGCAGGAGCTGCAATTTTCTTGGCTTCTCGGGCAAGTGATTTTGTCAACGGCCATGTCGTCTATGTGGACGGAGGTATTTTGGCCACTATAGGAAAACCATCGAACGAAAAATAA
- a CDS encoding Gfo/Idh/MocA family protein: MKTVKWGIIGCGDVAEVKSGPAFQKVKHSELVAVMRRNKTKAEDFAKRHKVPFHYDTVEALLRHKAINAVYIATPPSTHLEYTLMALDAGKDVYLEKPMTLNFVEAKILAEALKDTTHKLTVAHYRRKLPAFLKVKQLLNEGVIGKVSSADIQILQPKKSNIIADTEDNWRLNPEVSGGGYFYDIAPHQIDLMYHYFGAIDAVSGFSSADDKAALVDDVVNGIIRFENGVQFRGIWNFTASEQDQKDECIIYGSEGSIHFSFYGDEVQLKNKEGEKSFPFQNPKHIQQPMITAVVDYLLDKTENPCPVQDGLVVMKTMEQLCGRFS; this comes from the coding sequence ATGAAAACTGTAAAATGGGGTATCATCGGATGTGGTGATGTTGCCGAGGTAAAAAGTGGTCCCGCTTTTCAGAAAGTAAAACATTCGGAGTTGGTTGCGGTCATGCGACGTAACAAAACTAAAGCCGAAGATTTTGCGAAACGTCATAAGGTTCCCTTTCACTATGATACGGTAGAGGCATTATTAAGGCACAAGGCGATCAATGCGGTTTACATCGCTACACCGCCCTCAACACATTTGGAGTACACCCTAATGGCCTTGGATGCCGGAAAGGATGTCTATTTAGAAAAACCGATGACCTTAAATTTTGTGGAGGCCAAAATCCTTGCTGAGGCTCTAAAGGATACCACGCATAAACTTACCGTAGCTCATTATAGAAGAAAACTACCAGCGTTCTTAAAGGTAAAACAACTTTTGAATGAAGGCGTTATCGGTAAGGTTTCGAGTGCCGATATTCAAATACTACAACCTAAAAAATCAAACATAATTGCCGATACCGAAGACAACTGGCGATTGAATCCTGAGGTTTCGGGTGGCGGTTATTTTTACGATATCGCTCCGCATCAAATCGATTTAATGTATCATTATTTTGGAGCTATTGACGCCGTCTCCGGGTTTTCTAGCGCTGATGATAAAGCTGCATTAGTAGATGATGTGGTAAATGGAATTATCCGTTTTGAAAACGGGGTTCAGTTCAGGGGAATTTGGAATTTTACCGCATCCGAGCAAGACCAGAAGGACGAATGTATTATCTATGGCTCCGAGGGTAGCATCCATTTCTCATTTTATGGGGATGAGGTTCAATTAAAAAATAAGGAGGGTGAAAAAAGCTTCCCATTCCAAAATCCGAAACATATACAACAACCTATGATTACAGCCGTAGTGGATTACCTTTTAGACAAAACAGAGAATCCATGTCCGGTACAAGACGGGTTAGTTGTCATGAAGACCATGGAACAACTCTGCGGGCGCTTTTCTTAG
- the uxaC gene encoding glucuronate isomerase: MKTFITDDFLLQNKFSKKLYHGYAADLPIIDYHNHLPPNEIAENRVFKNITQVWLAGDHYKWRAMRALGINEKYITGDASDKDKFLKWAETVPYTVRNPLYHWTHLELQRYFDIDTLLSPQNAEEIYDRTAFMLQQPSNHTVGLLQEKKVEYLCTTDDPTDSLEHHKHIGKQEISPKVFPTFRPDKAYAIEDSVSYIQYVEKLGAVVGSEIKNYDDLLSALTQRIDYFHEVGGRLADHGLEQMYHVDKDNFNSDVLFKKAMDKKSLSPEEVYFFKAKILLFLSREYHKRKWVQQFHLGPIRNNNKRLLANLGPDTGFDSMGDLPQAKTLSGFLNELDSTNELTKTILYNLNPSYNEVFATMAGNFNDGSIKGKVQFGSAWWFLDQKDGMEKQINTLSNMGLLSCFVGMLTDSRSFLSFPRHEYFRRILCNLIGRDVANGELPADEKWLGKIVGDICYHNAKDYFGL; encoded by the coding sequence ATGAAGACATTTATCACGGACGATTTTTTACTGCAGAATAAGTTTTCAAAAAAACTGTATCATGGGTACGCTGCGGATTTGCCGATTATAGATTACCATAATCATTTACCTCCAAATGAAATTGCGGAAAACAGGGTATTCAAAAACATAACCCAGGTATGGTTGGCAGGAGATCATTACAAATGGCGAGCCATGCGTGCTTTGGGTATCAACGAAAAGTATATTACAGGAGATGCATCAGATAAGGATAAATTTCTTAAATGGGCCGAAACGGTCCCATATACCGTTCGGAACCCATTGTATCACTGGACACATCTAGAGCTACAGCGTTATTTTGATATCGATACCTTATTATCGCCCCAAAACGCCGAGGAGATATATGACCGTACAGCATTTATGCTACAGCAACCGTCTAATCATACGGTTGGTTTACTACAAGAAAAAAAGGTTGAATATTTATGTACTACAGATGATCCAACGGATAGTTTGGAACATCATAAACATATTGGTAAACAGGAAATCTCACCTAAAGTATTTCCAACGTTTCGCCCAGATAAGGCTTATGCCATTGAGGACAGTGTCTCCTACATTCAATATGTTGAAAAGCTAGGAGCCGTTGTAGGAAGTGAGATAAAGAATTATGATGATTTATTATCGGCCTTAACACAGAGAATAGATTATTTCCATGAAGTAGGAGGCAGGTTGGCAGATCATGGTCTGGAGCAAATGTACCATGTTGATAAGGATAACTTTAATAGTGATGTGCTTTTTAAAAAGGCTATGGACAAGAAGAGCCTTAGTCCCGAAGAAGTTTATTTTTTCAAGGCTAAGATATTGTTATTTTTAAGTAGGGAATATCATAAGCGAAAGTGGGTTCAACAGTTTCATCTTGGTCCTATAAGAAATAATAATAAAAGATTATTGGCGAATTTGGGCCCTGATACTGGCTTTGATTCTATGGGAGATTTGCCTCAGGCTAAAACCCTGAGTGGCTTTCTCAATGAATTAGATAGTACAAACGAACTTACTAAAACAATACTTTATAACCTTAATCCCTCTTACAATGAAGTTTTTGCTACCATGGCAGGGAATTTTAACGACGGTAGTATTAAGGGTAAAGTGCAGTTTGGCTCGGCTTGGTGGTTTCTAGACCAGAAAGATGGTATGGAAAAGCAAATCAATACCCTTTCCAATATGGGCTTACTCAGTTGTTTTGTTGGGATGCTTACCGATTCTAGAAGTTTCCTTTCTTTTCCAAGACACGAATATTTCAGAAGAATTCTTTGCAATCTAATTGGTAGAGATGTGGCCAACGGTGAACTTCCGGCAGACGAAAAGTGGCTGGGGAAAATAGTTGGCGATATCTGTTATCATAATGCAAAAGACTACTTTGGACTCTAG
- a CDS encoding TRAP transporter substrate-binding protein, which translates to MKLKRHVFLILIVALMASCAKTDDTKTLRLGHGLDVSHSVHKAMVKMGEDLDKLSDGKLKLEIYPSQQLGTERQCLELLQIGSLDMTKVSVGVLENFAPKMKVLGLPFLFRDREHSFTVLDGPIGQQLLNEGEQYWLKGLGYYDAGSRSFYTKDKPVNTPEDLEGQKIRVMESVTAMDMVSGLGGSPTPISWGELYTALQQGVVDGAENNPPSFYLSRHYEVAKYYTLDEHTVLPDVLLAGTYLWDKLTPEEQGWLKQAVETSVVYQRKLWLEAENEALEAVKEAGVQIIRPDKTLFSDKIKDSFDKYKEDKEFYQLIQDIQATN; encoded by the coding sequence ATGAAACTAAAAAGACACGTATTTCTGATTCTTATTGTTGCTCTAATGGCGTCCTGTGCAAAAACGGACGACACCAAAACACTTCGCCTAGGTCATGGTTTGGATGTGAGCCATAGTGTTCATAAAGCCATGGTGAAAATGGGAGAAGACTTGGACAAGTTATCCGACGGAAAGTTAAAACTGGAAATCTATCCAAGTCAACAATTGGGAACGGAACGACAGTGTTTAGAATTATTGCAAATTGGAAGCCTAGATATGACCAAGGTTTCCGTAGGAGTTTTAGAGAACTTTGCACCAAAAATGAAGGTATTGGGACTACCATTTCTGTTTCGGGATAGGGAACATTCTTTTACCGTTCTCGATGGCCCCATAGGACAGCAACTACTTAATGAAGGGGAACAATATTGGCTAAAAGGATTAGGGTATTACGATGCCGGAAGTCGTAGTTTTTACACTAAGGATAAACCTGTAAATACCCCGGAAGACCTAGAGGGACAGAAAATACGTGTCATGGAGAGTGTTACCGCCATGGATATGGTAAGTGGTTTGGGTGGCTCCCCTACCCCAATATCTTGGGGTGAACTGTACACAGCATTACAACAAGGCGTTGTAGATGGGGCAGAGAACAATCCTCCGAGTTTTTACCTGTCCAGACATTACGAGGTAGCTAAATATTACACCTTGGATGAGCATACCGTACTCCCCGACGTTCTTTTGGCAGGAACCTATTTATGGGATAAACTAACTCCAGAAGAACAAGGCTGGTTAAAGCAGGCCGTGGAAACATCTGTAGTGTACCAACGTAAACTTTGGTTAGAAGCAGAGAATGAAGCCTTGGAAGCTGTTAAAGAAGCTGGCGTACAAATCATAAGACCAGATAAAACATTGTTCTCGGACAAAATAAAAGACTCCTTTGACAAGTACAAAGAGGACAAAGAATTTTACCAACTGATACAAGATATTCAAGCAACCAACTAA